One part of the Syntrophales bacterium genome encodes these proteins:
- a CDS encoding site-specific integrase translates to MHDKVFPKPAIEAKHRSGLLGAHYDCFVKWMQNNGYSRHTIRSHVQRITHFAHYLRQKGICSIHQLEGINGKELLDAYRHYCKHRGLGHRSFSLKSYLQALKEVNIISNLASRDSLLSPLTQQFLTFLRGQNNLSENTIRRHIGWVEKFLRFLGYRKNISSIGIAEIDRFIEQEAIRLKHAPHRSYVHALKNFIGFLYHSGKIPVDFSYLISNPRRYKLQSLPSVLTYSDVEKILNVVDRSTKTGLQHYAILLLLTTYGLRAGEVAKIKLEDINWRKETIHISGRKTGKDLWLPLTPQVGKAILKYLKHARSSSKYREIFLHVYAPRTPLNGSNITYVVNRYIQLAGLNLPRGGAHILRHSFATHLIRQGVSLKHIGDLLGHRNLESTHIYTKTAIERLREVALEVPEVE, encoded by the coding sequence ATGCACGATAAAGTTTTTCCAAAGCCTGCCATTGAGGCAAAACACCGTTCAGGATTGTTGGGTGCTCATTACGATTGCTTTGTAAAGTGGATGCAAAACAATGGCTATTCACGACATACCATACGATCTCATGTTCAAAGGATAACCCATTTTGCACATTATTTGCGTCAAAAAGGCATTTGTTCCATTCATCAACTGGAAGGAATAAACGGTAAAGAACTTCTGGATGCCTACCGACATTATTGTAAACACCGCGGTCTTGGACATAGAAGCTTTAGCTTAAAGTCTTATCTACAAGCTCTAAAAGAGGTTAATATAATTAGCAATTTGGCATCCAGGGATTCTTTATTATCGCCTTTAACCCAACAATTTTTAACTTTTCTCAGAGGTCAGAATAATTTAAGCGAAAATACTATTCGTCGACACATAGGCTGGGTTGAAAAATTCTTACGGTTTTTAGGTTACAGGAAGAACATATCTTCCATAGGAATAGCTGAGATTGATAGATTTATTGAACAGGAGGCTATTCGGTTAAAGCATGCTCCACATCGGTCATATGTTCATGCCTTGAAAAATTTCATCGGATTTCTGTATCATTCAGGGAAGATTCCTGTTGACTTCTCCTATCTTATTAGTAACCCTCGGCGTTACAAACTACAATCTCTTCCCAGCGTCTTGACCTACTCTGATGTTGAAAAGATTCTTAATGTTGTAGACCGGTCGACCAAGACAGGTCTTCAACACTATGCCATCCTTCTCCTTTTGACAACCTATGGTTTGCGGGCTGGAGAAGTAGCTAAGATTAAATTAGAGGATATTAATTGGAGAAAGGAAACCATTCATATCTCTGGAAGGAAAACAGGAAAAGACCTTTGGTTACCACTTACACCACAGGTGGGCAAGGCAATCCTTAAATATCTGAAGCATGCACGGTCTTCTTCAAAGTACCGCGAGATATTTCTTCACGTTTATGCTCCCCGGACTCCGCTAAACGGAAGCAATATTACTTATGTAGTAAATCGATATATTCAACTTGCTGGTCTAAATCTGCCACGAGGTGGAGCTCACATACTGAGACATAGTTTTGCTACCCATTTAATTCGGCAAGGAGTTTCACTTAAACATATAGGGGATTTGCTGGGACACCGTAATTTAGAATCAACTCATATTTATACAAAAACTGCTATAGAGCGACTTAGAGAGGTCGCGTTAGAAGTTCCGGAGGTGGAATAA